The following DNA comes from Plodia interpunctella isolate USDA-ARS_2022_Savannah chromosome 1, ilPloInte3.2, whole genome shotgun sequence.
acataaatgaatgCAATATCTGCGGAATGGCAAAATATGACCGCAACCCCATAAAGCAACGGTTTGCTATAGTACCACCCCCGTCTAAACCTTTTGAAACACTACATATTGATCTGTTCACTActgaaaacgaaaaatatttaactttggtTGACGCATTCTCTAAATACGCACAAGCATACCATCTCCGAGACGGAACGGCCCTAAGTGTAGTACAAGCCCTCATCAAATTCTTTACACACCATGGCGTCCCTATAACTATAATTTCTGACCAAGGTCCTGAATTTACGAACCAGATGTTCTCGGAATTTACTAAACTTCACAAAATTGAACACCATAAAGCCTTGGCTCACAATCCTAATAGTAATGCAATAGTTGAACGGTTTCATTCTACCATCCTTGAGCATCTCCGAATTCTCAAATTAGAGCAACGCAATGAACCCGCTATAAATCTTATGCCATATGCTGTGCTAGCATACAACAGTTCCATACACAGTTTCACGAAATGTAGGCCCCTCGACGTTATTACAGGTCATTTCGACCCACGTGACCCGGTTAGCATAGATATGAATGAACATCTTCTCCAACAGTATATCTTAGATCACAAACATCGTATGAACAAAGTATATAACATGCTGAACGATACTTCACTTCATAATCGCACCCAACTTACTGAGGCTAGGAACAAAGACAGACAACCTGAAAAAGAATACACCCCTGACCAGCAAGTATTCGTTCGTAACCCCGTAGCTAGTAGGCAAAAATTAGCACCCCGGTTCACACAAGATGTAGTTTTGGCAGACTTgcctatacatatttacacaaaaaggAAAAAGGGACCCATTGCTAAAGCACGTCTCAAGCGAACACCTAAAATAAACCCGTTGTTACAGGATCCTCCTGACCATCACCCTTCATCTGACCATGGCACAAGACGTGACGCTTAATACCCTCGACAATGGACCAGGTATCCTACCTTTCAAACTTGGACCCACTAAAATGATCACTCACTACCACTCCTTCCTGTACTACATTGACTTAGACATGATTTCTCTAACAATAAACTCAGTTAAATCCCAAATTGATTCATTTAGATCcgatcttaataataaaacggcTTCTTTATACGAACCCCACATCTcgcatctttataataaaatagaaatgttaCTCGAACAAATTCATAGCTTCCAACACACCCGTAGCAGGAGAGGTTTAGTAGATGGTCTCGGTTCAATTATTAAGAGTGTCTCGGGTAACCTCGACTACACAGACGCTATAAAGTATGATAATGCAATTAAAgtactacaaaataatgaaaaacaattagaAACTGAACTAAATGAACACATAAGTCTAGGGAAGGAATGGATAGCTAAACACTCAATAGTACTAGACAGTATAGTCAAAAATCAGAATAGGTTAGCTAATTCCAttgatcatattttaaattcagatGCAAGTAGAGATTATGATATGATTAAGTATGCCCATCTAGCTcaatatcttattattatatcagacAATAcggataatttatatgaagagATCCATAATCTCGAAAATATGGTAGCCTTCATTCAAAGTAAAACTACAGCTCACTATATGATTAATATTAGCACGTTAAATAGTACTATAAGTAGATTAAGACAGCTCTATTCTGAAGAGCAGATAATTAACATTGATTTAAGGGAATATTATGAGATAATTAAGACGGGAtcatattatgtaggtaataaattaGCTATAGTTTTCATGGTACCGATTGCTTCCCCTCTCACCTATACACTTTACAAGTTATCCATCGCtcctaataaacaaaatcaaatacttgTCCCTATCCAGCCCTATGTAGCAATTCAGGAAACTGATTCTATGTACATAGCGACAGAATGTCCGAAGGTCAACACTTGGTACATATGCAAAGAAGAGCTGCAACAAAAGATTCGAGACAATGAAGATTGTATCCAGCATCTCATCATGGACCAGTCAATCAGTTCATCTTGTCAATTCATTCATGCAAACCTTACCAGCTCAGCCCTCGAGAAGCTAGACGATCAACACTATACTATCAGCCTGCCAACCACAACCAGACTACATATATCCTGTAGACAAGAGTATTACAAGAATCTCCAAGGAACCTATCTAGTGTCCGTCCCGCCTAGTTGTATGTTGAAAACGTTGGACTTTGTTATCTCAAACGTTCAGAATCGTATTAAAGGACACGCTGTACAAATAGCGGAACTACCAACTGAGGAGCTCGCCACATCAAAGCTTCAGCCAACTGTAAGACTAAACTCCATCAATTTAGAACATCTACATGAGACGAACGCTAAGATATCGCTACAGCATCCTGCGACATTACAGAAAAACGATCTGAGCAGCCTCTACCATACCACTATACCTTCATATACGTTATTATTTGGAACATTCATATTCGCCCTCATCCTGACATTATACTGGAAACTCCGTCGCAGAAGTTCAAAATCAAAGGATGAAGATATCCCGAAGGCTGATTATCCCGATGGACATTATTCCCGTATCCAAGACATCAAGCCTAAAGATGTGAAAATCGACATCAGCAACATTCCGGCAATATCCACAGTAAGACCTACGGATAGTTGCCGATCTGCGGGGGGAGGCGTTACGCGCAGCTAATACATGTAAAGTGCAGCGCAAGCGCCGGCCTGGATGCACCGCGTGACGACAGTCGCCTACACGTGCCGCCGAGTCAGCGCAACGTGCCTTCAAATCCGGGAATTGCGCGACACATCGCGCAATACTCACTTTTGGTTCTAACATCGACCATTAGActtcattttagttttatgttgtaattttatttcatttaataaattagttaaataaattttggttttttttaaagtcttcgGCTGCAGTAAACTTAACTCACAGTGGAGTAGCGATACATGAATAACAATAATACCCATAATAGCATCGATCAAATACAGAACGAGATccacaaaatcaaaaaatgtcCTCGCGACAAcactatttcaaaataactcTGAACAGTCgatctatttaatataatttcaacaatAACTCACGGAAATAAgagctaaaataaaacacctTGTGGTtgaagtaataatatattatcacaCGCACAgttgacaataaaaattaaattcatatatccaataaagtgtttaaaaaaatatcctaacAAAAAAGCACATTCCTTTTATAAACTCAGTCCTCGTACAACCAGAAACAATGATTTTGCAATACGACATTTTTTGGCGTGGAATGTGTTTCTTTCTATATTTGATCAATGCAATACCGATTCGGaatcaaattacataataaacacTATAAGACATGCTATTTATTAACCCCACCACTGGCGGCTAGATCAAATAGAGATACATGTATACTACCTGCTCGATGTGTCAGGAGGCTAGTAGACCTCGACGCTCTCCTG
Coding sequences within:
- the LOC128671463 gene encoding uncharacterized protein LOC128671463: MYMILLTITLHLTMAQDVTLNTLDNGPGILPFKLGPTKMITHYHSFLYYIDLDMISLTINSVKSQIDSFRSDLNNKTASLYEPHISHLYNKIEMLLEQIHSFQHTRSRRGLVDGLGSIIKSVSGNLDYTDAIKYDNAIKVLQNNEKQLETELNEHISLGKEWIAKHSIVLDSIVKNQNRLANSIDHILNSDASRDYDMIKYAHLAQYLIIISDNTDNLYEEIHNLENMVAFIQSKTTAHYMINISTLNSTISRLRQLYSEEQIINIDLREYYEIIKTGSYYVGNKLAIVFMVPIASPLTYTLYKLSIAPNKQNQILVPIQPYVAIQETDSMYIATECPKVNTWYICKEELQQKIRDNEDCIQHLIMDQSISSSCQFIHANLTSSALEKLDDQHYTISLPTTTRLHISCRQEYYKNLQGTYLVSVPPSCMLKTLDFVISNVQNRIKGHAVQIAELPTEELATSKLQPTVRLNSINLEHLHETNAKISLQHPATLQKNDLSSLYHTTIPSYTLLFGTFIFALILTLYWKLRRRSSKSKDEDIPKADYPDGHYSRIQDIKPKDVKIDISNIPAISTVRPTDSCRSAGGGVTRS